In a single window of the Limnochorda sp. L945t genome:
- a CDS encoding sensor histidine kinase yields MDGPGAVSGDLHALEVLDRIARLLNSRADVEAALDEVLALVVRLLRLRTAWLFLSAPHGRRLGVTAAHALPPALSAGEWRPLRRGLCECFRQFYDGKLREAVNIVQCSRLDEARGDRQGLVYHASVPLKGTSGTLGILNVASPGRALFDPAALHLLTAAGEHLGTALERSRLFVRERQRARLFEAVERVSRALAAGSPAAAGAGAADDAENALAEVAGRFAEACVDALGVDAVSVALGEEELRLAAAATARGCPGSRPGSPEAQGHTLAWRAGVEVPGRSLLGLAWRFGKLHLGSAAGSRRRRLSVGVLDTPGSWAAVPVRVGSRRVGAILIERWAAVPWPEAAEEALRALGAHLALALESCRLRIRARELARQEERHRMARQLHDAVSQELFSLTMVLAAARHAARGGDPGRLQEALGQGEVRARAALEEMRRLVHELRPRPGRHRTVADLAAALGEFVRYHPLARGDRVQVRVEGPRRPVGGTTRLSAEQFETMWMVGREAVHNALRHAGARTVCVRLGLPDGGLRITVADDGAGFDVASVHSHGTGHGLSIMAERCALAGGWLRLKSKPGRGTVAVAWVPLRHQPAAPFREPVEAGG; encoded by the coding sequence GCGCTCGACGAGGTGCTGGCCCTGGTGGTACGCCTGTTGAGGCTGCGCACCGCCTGGCTCTTCTTGTCCGCGCCGCACGGCAGGCGCCTGGGGGTGACCGCTGCCCACGCCCTCCCTCCGGCGCTCTCGGCCGGCGAGTGGCGTCCCCTTCGCCGGGGCCTGTGCGAGTGTTTCCGGCAGTTCTACGACGGAAAGCTGCGTGAGGCCGTCAACATCGTCCAGTGCAGCCGGCTGGACGAGGCCCGGGGCGACCGCCAGGGGCTCGTGTACCATGCGAGCGTTCCCCTCAAGGGCACCTCGGGCACCCTGGGCATCCTCAACGTGGCCTCGCCCGGGCGGGCGCTCTTCGACCCGGCCGCGCTCCACCTGCTGACGGCGGCCGGCGAGCACCTCGGCACCGCGCTCGAGCGCTCGCGGCTGTTCGTCCGGGAGCGCCAGCGGGCACGCCTCTTCGAGGCGGTCGAACGGGTCAGCCGGGCGCTGGCCGCCGGCTCGCCGGCAGCGGCCGGGGCGGGAGCCGCGGACGATGCCGAGAACGCCCTCGCAGAAGTGGCCGGCCGGTTCGCCGAGGCATGCGTGGACGCCCTGGGAGTGGACGCGGTGAGCGTAGCGCTCGGCGAGGAGGAGCTGCGCCTGGCGGCGGCGGCGACGGCGCGGGGCTGCCCGGGGAGCAGGCCGGGCAGCCCCGAGGCGCAGGGCCACACGCTTGCATGGCGGGCGGGCGTCGAGGTTCCCGGGCGGAGCTTGCTGGGGTTGGCGTGGCGCTTCGGGAAGCTGCACCTCGGGTCGGCGGCCGGCTCCCGGCGCCGCCGCCTTTCCGTGGGGGTGCTCGACACTCCCGGGAGCTGGGCCGCCGTCCCCGTGCGGGTGGGCTCGCGCCGCGTGGGCGCCATCCTCATCGAGCGTTGGGCGGCGGTCCCGTGGCCCGAGGCTGCCGAGGAGGCGCTGCGCGCCCTGGGCGCTCACCTCGCCCTCGCCCTGGAAAGCTGCCGGCTGCGGATCCGGGCTCGAGAACTGGCCCGGCAGGAGGAACGCCACCGGATGGCGCGGCAGCTGCACGATGCCGTCAGCCAGGAGCTCTTCTCCCTCACCATGGTGCTGGCCGCCGCCCGTCACGCCGCTCGAGGCGGCGACCCCGGCCGGCTGCAGGAGGCTCTCGGGCAGGGAGAAGTGCGGGCCCGGGCGGCGCTCGAGGAGATGCGCCGCCTGGTTCACGAGCTGCGGCCCCGGCCCGGTCGCCACCGCACCGTCGCCGACCTCGCGGCGGCTCTGGGGGAGTTCGTACGCTATCATCCCCTGGCCCGGGGAGACCGGGTGCAGGTGCGCGTGGAAGGGCCGAGGCGCCCGGTTGGCGGGACCACCCGTCTGAGCGCCGAGCAGTTCGAGACGATGTGGATGGTGGGCCGGGAGGCGGTGCATAACGCGCTGCGCCACGCCGGCGCACGTACGGTTTGCGTCCGCCTCGGGCTGCCCGACGGCGGGCTTCGCATCACCGTGGCTGACGACGGCGCCGGGTTCGACGTGGCCTCCGTCCACTCCCATGGGACGGGGCACGGGCTTTCCATCATGGCCGAGCGGTGCGCGCTGGCAGGGGGCTGGCTGCGCCTGAAGTCGAAGCCCGGCCGCGGCACCGTTGCCGTGGCGTGGGTACCTCTCCGGCACCAACCCGCTGCCCCGTTCCGGGAGCCGGTGGAAGCCGGTGGCTGA
- a CDS encoding response regulator transcription factor, with protein MAESHAPGRRIRVLLADDHGVVRTGIQMYLATHPQIEVVGEAATAQETVSLALKYLPDVVLVDLVMPLGTAPVPSSRSLDEAPGPAWGTHGIEAIRRLKRELPSVRCLALTSFSDEDKLLPALEAGAAGYLLKDVSPDELARAILAVAAGDIYLSSTVAGTVVRQLTRPKTPSPLDRLTPRERDVLRCLAEGQSNAEIAGKLVISEATVKSHVTRILRKLGVADRTQAALLAAREGLGAMGPVRPARGR; from the coding sequence GTGGCTGAAAGCCACGCGCCGGGGCGGCGCATCCGGGTGTTGCTCGCAGACGACCACGGCGTCGTGAGAACGGGCATTCAAATGTACCTGGCCACCCACCCGCAGATCGAGGTGGTCGGAGAGGCGGCCACCGCTCAGGAGACCGTCTCCCTTGCCCTCAAGTACCTGCCCGACGTCGTGTTGGTCGACCTCGTGATGCCCTTGGGTACGGCTCCCGTACCGTCATCACGGAGCCTAGATGAGGCACCCGGGCCGGCGTGGGGCACCCACGGCATCGAGGCCATCCGGCGCTTGAAACGGGAACTCCCCTCCGTGCGGTGCCTCGCCCTGACCAGCTTCTCGGACGAGGACAAGCTCCTTCCCGCGCTCGAGGCGGGGGCCGCCGGCTACCTCCTCAAGGACGTGAGCCCCGACGAACTCGCCCGGGCCATCCTGGCCGTGGCGGCCGGAGACATCTATCTCAGCAGCACGGTGGCGGGTACCGTGGTGCGGCAGCTGACCCGGCCGAAGACGCCCTCGCCCCTCGACCGTCTCACCCCCCGAGAACGGGACGTGCTGCGCTGTCTCGCCGAAGGGCAAAGCAACGCCGAGATCGCCGGGAAGCTGGTCATCTCGGAGGCGACGGTCAAGTCCCACGTCACCCGCATCCTGCGCAAGCTCGGCGTCGCCGACCGCACCCAGGCCGCCCTCCTGGCCGCTCGGGAAGGGCTGGGAGCAATGGGACCGGTGCGGCCCGCCCGAGGTCGCTGA